In Microcoleus sp. AS-A8, one DNA window encodes the following:
- the uvrB gene encoding excinuclease ABC subunit UvrB, with product MSHFQLQAPFQPTGDQPHAIAQLTSYLQGNHRFQTLLGATGTGKTFSVAAVIEKIGKPTLVLAHNKTLAAQLCNELREFFPRNAVEYFVSYYDYYQPEAYIPVTDTYIEKSAAINDEIDMLRHSATRSLFERRDVIVVASISCIYGLGIPSEYLKAAIPIGVGKVIDQRQLLRDLASVQYSRNDLEMGRGRFRVKGDVVEIGPAYEDRIIRVEFFGDEIDAIRYIDPVTGEIITSLNALNIYPARHFVTPDDKLEDACDAIEAEIRERLVQLQDAGKLLEAQRLEQRTRYDLELLREVGYCNGVENYSRHLAGRQAGEPPECLIDYFPNDWLLVVDESHATVPQIRGMYNGDQARKKVLIEHGFRLPSAADNRPLKAEEFWTKVNQCIFVSATPGDWEIEQSENRVVEQVIRPTGVIDPEIFVRPTEGQIDDLLGEIKERVKRKERTLVTTLTKRMAEDLTEYLQERGIQVRYLHSEIQSIERIEILQALREGEFDVLIGVNLLREGLDLPEVSLVAILDADKEGFLRAARSLIQTIGRAARHVRGQAIMYADNLTDSMIKAIDETERRRGIQLAYNKMHGITPQPIVSRASNSILAFLAVSRRLNAQQLEEVYEQADDLSLEEIPQLITQLEAQMKDAAKNLEFEEAAKYRDRIKHLRDKLVGH from the coding sequence ATGTCGCATTTTCAACTCCAAGCCCCCTTTCAACCGACTGGCGATCAGCCCCACGCGATCGCACAACTCACCTCCTACCTTCAAGGGAATCATCGCTTCCAAACCCTACTTGGCGCAACGGGAACCGGTAAAACCTTCTCCGTAGCGGCTGTGATTGAGAAAATCGGCAAACCGACTCTCGTTCTCGCCCACAACAAAACCCTGGCGGCACAGTTATGTAATGAGTTGCGGGAGTTTTTTCCCCGTAATGCCGTTGAGTACTTTGTTTCTTACTACGACTACTACCAGCCCGAAGCTTATATCCCTGTCACCGACACTTATATAGAGAAGAGTGCAGCGATTAATGATGAAATTGATATGCTCAGGCACTCGGCAACGCGATCGCTGTTTGAACGTCGGGATGTAATTGTGGTAGCCTCAATTAGCTGCATCTATGGCTTGGGCATTCCCTCAGAATACCTGAAGGCCGCGATTCCCATAGGAGTCGGGAAGGTAATTGACCAACGCCAGTTATTGCGAGACTTAGCCTCAGTACAGTATTCGCGCAATGATTTAGAGATGGGACGGGGACGCTTCCGGGTGAAGGGCGATGTCGTGGAAATTGGCCCAGCCTACGAAGACCGAATTATTCGTGTAGAATTCTTTGGCGATGAAATTGACGCGATTCGCTACATTGACCCAGTTACCGGCGAGATTATCACCAGTCTGAACGCCTTGAATATCTACCCTGCACGTCACTTTGTTACCCCAGATGACAAGCTAGAGGACGCCTGTGACGCGATTGAGGCAGAAATTCGGGAGCGTTTGGTGCAATTGCAGGATGCGGGAAAGTTACTGGAAGCCCAGCGATTAGAACAGCGTACTCGTTACGATTTGGAACTGTTGCGGGAAGTTGGTTACTGCAACGGCGTGGAAAACTATTCTCGTCACTTAGCGGGACGCCAAGCTGGGGAACCCCCGGAGTGTTTGATTGATTACTTCCCCAACGATTGGCTGTTAGTTGTGGATGAATCTCACGCTACGGTACCGCAAATTCGGGGGATGTACAACGGCGACCAAGCTAGGAAAAAAGTACTCATTGAGCATGGTTTTCGCTTGCCGAGTGCGGCTGATAATCGTCCCTTGAAGGCAGAGGAATTTTGGACGAAAGTCAATCAATGTATTTTTGTTTCAGCAACACCGGGAGACTGGGAGATTGAACAGTCGGAGAATCGAGTTGTGGAACAGGTAATTCGCCCGACGGGTGTGATTGATCCAGAAATCTTTGTGCGTCCGACAGAGGGGCAAATTGATGACCTCTTGGGTGAGATTAAGGAACGGGTGAAGCGGAAAGAACGGACGTTGGTAACCACCCTCACCAAGCGCATGGCGGAGGATTTAACGGAATACTTGCAAGAACGAGGAATTCAGGTGCGTTATTTGCACTCAGAAATTCAATCAATTGAGCGGATTGAAATCTTGCAAGCGTTGCGGGAAGGGGAGTTTGATGTGTTGATTGGGGTTAACTTGTTGCGGGAGGGGTTGGATTTGCCAGAGGTGTCTCTGGTGGCGATTTTGGATGCGGATAAGGAAGGGTTTTTAAGGGCAGCGCGATCGCTAATTCAAACGATTGGACGTGCGGCGCGTCATGTGCGGGGGCAAGCGATTATGTATGCGGATAACCTCACCGATAGCATGATTAAAGCGATCGATGAAACGGAACGGCGTCGAGGAATTCAGCTTGCATATAACAAGATGCATGGGATTACACCGCAGCCGATTGTTTCCAGAGCCAGTAATTCGATTTTGGCGTTTTTAGCTGTGTCGCGGCGGTTGAATGCTCAACAATTGGAAGAGGTTTATGAACAGGCGGATGATTTGTCTTTAGAGGAGATTCCGCAGTTAATTACTCAGTTGGAAGCGCAGATGAAGGATGCAGCCAAGAATTTGGAGTTTGAAGAGGCGGCGAAATACCGCGATCGGATTAAGCATTTAAGAGATAAACTTGTGGGTCATTAA
- a CDS encoding DUF2382 domain-containing protein, translating to MALVKITDYYPNYKQDIFGGDDIKGYDVYSESNEKIGGVYDAILDSDSGRFRYFVVDTGFWIFGKKVLLPIGRSRIDYERHRVYATHMTREQVEHLPEYNDHMTVDYDYEERVRNVYRPANTAATTPTHSRDSYSYEHDRELYDTNEQAHQNLKLYEERLITHKDRHKTGEVAIGKRVESETATVSVPVEKERVIIERNAPSTAREVAPGEADFREGEAARMEVYEETADIQKKAFVREEVSIKKEVVRDTVDATEQLRREELDVDVEGKPVIDKNR from the coding sequence ATGGCACTTGTAAAAATTACGGATTATTATCCGAACTATAAACAAGACATTTTCGGTGGCGATGACATCAAAGGCTATGATGTTTATTCCGAAAGTAACGAAAAAATTGGTGGCGTTTATGATGCCATTCTAGATAGCGATTCGGGTCGTTTTCGGTATTTCGTGGTTGATACGGGATTCTGGATTTTTGGTAAAAAGGTATTACTACCTATTGGTCGTTCGCGGATTGATTATGAGCGGCACCGGGTTTATGCCACACATATGACTAGAGAGCAAGTAGAACACTTGCCTGAGTATAACGACCACATGACCGTTGATTACGATTACGAAGAACGAGTCAGAAACGTTTATCGGCCAGCCAATACAGCGGCTACGACACCTACCCACAGCCGCGACAGCTATAGCTACGAGCACGATCGGGAGCTTTACGACACCAATGAGCAAGCTCACCAAAATCTCAAGCTGTATGAAGAACGCCTGATTACTCACAAAGATCGTCATAAGACGGGTGAAGTAGCGATTGGCAAGCGGGTTGAATCGGAAACAGCCACGGTTTCAGTACCCGTCGAAAAAGAGCGTGTGATTATTGAGCGCAACGCTCCTAGCACAGCTAGAGAAGTTGCACCGGGTGAAGCTGATTTCCGGGAAGGGGAAGCGGCTCGGATGGAAGTCTATGAAGAGACAGCAGATATTCAGAAAAAAGCCTTTGTCCGTGAAGAAGTTAGCATCAAAAAAGAAGTGGTTCGCGACACGGTAGATGCAACAGAACAGTTGCGTCGCGAAGAATTAGATGTTGATGTTGAAGGCAAGCCAGTGATTGATAAAAATCGCTAG
- a CDS encoding TspO/MBR family protein has translation MLKPWMIIDGVTLIVALGSSLIRPKDISWSQHLSRPKWLFFEPAIPFIWTVIFACGAGSAVLVWEKEPGSLRTWLLMGFYLLVEVITVAYIPATLRRRSLGVGTLLGWVGVILGVLLTLVVSPISGQAALLLLPYLIWSPIGSYTTRRMIDLNPDAA, from the coding sequence ATGCTAAAACCTTGGATGATAATTGATGGTGTAACATTAATAGTTGCTCTAGGTAGTAGTTTGATTAGACCAAAGGATATCTCTTGGTCTCAACACCTTTCTCGACCGAAGTGGCTATTCTTTGAGCCGGCTATCCCATTCATCTGGACTGTCATTTTTGCTTGTGGAGCCGGGTCAGCGGTTCTCGTGTGGGAAAAAGAGCCAGGGAGTCTTAGAACTTGGTTACTCATGGGATTTTACTTGCTAGTCGAAGTAATCACAGTCGCTTACATTCCTGCTACCTTGAGACGGCGGAGCCTCGGAGTTGGCACACTTCTAGGGTGGGTTGGTGTAATTTTAGGAGTTCTGCTGACGCTGGTTGTTTCGCCTATTTCTGGACAGGCTGCTCTTTTACTACTGCCTTACCTAATTTGGAGTCCGATTGGAAGTTATACAACCCGGAGGATGATTGACCTTAATCCCGATGCTGCATAG
- a CDS encoding SMP-30/gluconolactonase/LRE family protein yields MKNLILRVTQYSLLFTVLTTAPSNGVTQGRNDLGFRCSKSQTNSRLTSPQSRNMSNKNTLQAILDDNAQVKKVAGDFQFTEGPLWHPKGFLLFSDIPANTLYQWTANEKLEIFRRPSGNANGNTLDREGRLLTAEHGNRRVSRTEKDGTIVTLASQFEGKRLNSPNDLVVKSDGSIYFTDPPYGIKSEQEELGFYGVYRLSSDGKLTLLVKDFVRPNGIAFSPDEKKLYVNDSEKGHIRVFDVKSNGTLENGQLFAELKDPSKNGVPDGMKVDQEGNVYSTGPGGIWIFSPSGNLLGILEVPEVAANLTWGDEDYKTLYITASNSLYRIRLKIPGVRTGLHGE; encoded by the coding sequence ATGAAAAACCTAATCTTGAGAGTTACTCAATACAGCCTTTTATTTACGGTTTTAACCACTGCGCCCAGCAACGGTGTTACTCAAGGAAGAAATGATTTAGGGTTTCGATGCTCGAAGTCTCAAACGAACTCCCGCCTAACTTCACCACAATCGAGGAATATGAGCAATAAAAATACTCTACAAGCGATTCTTGATGACAACGCCCAAGTCAAAAAAGTGGCGGGAGACTTCCAGTTTACGGAGGGGCCGCTGTGGCATCCCAAAGGCTTCTTACTCTTTAGTGATATTCCTGCCAACACCCTTTATCAATGGACAGCCAATGAAAAACTAGAGATATTTCGTCGCCCTTCTGGAAATGCCAATGGTAATACTCTAGATCGAGAGGGACGTTTACTCACGGCTGAGCATGGTAATCGTCGTGTATCCCGTACTGAAAAAGACGGCACTATTGTTACGCTGGCAAGTCAGTTCGAGGGAAAGCGACTCAACAGTCCCAATGATTTGGTGGTCAAATCAGATGGAAGCATCTACTTCACCGACCCCCCCTATGGCATTAAATCTGAGCAGGAGGAACTGGGCTTCTATGGTGTGTATCGATTGTCATCGGATGGAAAACTGACTTTGTTAGTGAAAGACTTCGTGCGTCCCAATGGCATTGCTTTTTCACCGGATGAGAAAAAACTATATGTGAATGATTCCGAAAAAGGTCACATTCGTGTCTTCGATGTGAAATCGAACGGTACATTGGAAAACGGGCAACTGTTTGCAGAATTGAAAGACCCCAGTAAAAATGGTGTTCCAGATGGAATGAAGGTAGACCAAGAGGGGAATGTTTACAGTACTGGGCCTGGGGGCATATGGATTTTCTCACCGTCAGGCAATCTATTAGGCATTCTTGAAGTGCCAGAGGTGGCTGCTAACCTGACCTGGGGCGATGAGGACTACAAAACGCTCTACATTACCGCAAGTAATAGCCTTTACCGTATCCGCCTCAAAATCCCCGGTGTGCGAACGGGCTTGCATGGGGAGTAA
- a CDS encoding histone deacetylase encodes MLPVIYSDEFLNHDNGRFHPERPERLTAIVNALKAAPWADKLEWQLPTPVETRPVMPLLQQIHTPVYIELVREIATSGGGMLDADTAISPRSYDVALLAVSAWLDGVDRVLATENPAFVLARPPGHHAERERGMGFCLFSNAAIAAYYALKQPGIHRVGILDWDVHHGNGTQDIVESDAQIAYCSLHQHPCYPGTGQASERGLYKNVLNLPMPPGSKVANYQPMFEQKILPFFRDFQPDLLIISAGYDATADDPLAGIALNPQDFGLFTHSCLQLTRRILFGLEGGYHLTALAQSVVATIESCLT; translated from the coding sequence ATGCTGCCAGTTATTTACTCAGATGAATTTCTCAATCATGACAATGGTCGGTTTCATCCAGAACGACCAGAACGTCTAACCGCTATTGTGAACGCGCTCAAAGCCGCGCCTTGGGCTGACAAACTTGAGTGGCAGCTACCGACACCCGTGGAAACACGTCCAGTGATGCCGCTCTTGCAACAAATTCATACCCCAGTCTACATTGAACTGGTTCGGGAAATTGCCACTAGTGGCGGTGGAATGCTGGATGCAGATACAGCCATTTCCCCTCGTAGTTACGATGTCGCCCTGCTAGCCGTCAGCGCTTGGTTAGATGGGGTGGATCGGGTTCTCGCTACAGAAAATCCAGCCTTTGTCCTAGCACGTCCACCCGGACACCATGCGGAGCGAGAGAGGGGAATGGGATTTTGCTTATTTTCTAATGCTGCGATCGCCGCTTACTATGCCTTAAAACAACCGGGTATCCATCGCGTTGGCATTCTGGATTGGGATGTTCATCACGGTAACGGTACACAAGATATCGTGGAGAGCGATGCCCAAATTGCCTACTGTTCGCTGCATCAGCATCCCTGTTATCCCGGTACAGGTCAAGCAAGTGAGCGAGGGTTATATAAGAATGTCCTCAATCTGCCCATGCCACCGGGCAGCAAAGTCGCGAATTACCAACCCATGTTTGAGCAGAAAATCCTGCCGTTTTTCCGAGATTTTCAGCCAGATTTACTGATTATCAGTGCCGGTTATGATGCCACTGCGGATGATCCCTTGGCAGGAATTGCTCTCAATCCACAAGATTTTGGACTGTTTACTCACTCCTGTCTGCAACTGACTCGTCGCATTCTTTTTGGTTTAGAAGGGGGTTATCATCTTACCGCCCTTGCTCAGTCAGTGGTGGCAACGATTGAAAGTTGCTTGACTTGA
- a CDS encoding adenylate/guanylate cyclase domain-containing protein has product MKSEILIQKIENLKKRTSASLVAIEAIKNWLFNSSLLQRLRINPHYIAANSACHVEEITSEFLYGVKAGVFDLHWDVHCPHCNMITAEFNDLKNASALSFCQMCERSFEVDFLERVEVTFSLNKEIEDPKLSPICAPPPILKAKFQLVTPLNETDSAIVILEKGRYRYCCPLTLAKGILVVDGEETEELQEICIKQLEGKHFDKTQLTVRPGKTRIELTNIGHSLSGLIMHVEGLPDELSLDQLPPRLSGLQIIHFSAYKRIFGEQFLSDRERMKVRSVTIMFTDITGSTRMYETLGDAKAYNIVRDHFEILFQAIERHGGTVVKTIGDAVMGSFLTNEQAIKAATDAWLEFRNYNSNRPEFEQIQVKFGIHCGSAVLVTLNNRLDYFGSVVNKAARIQNVSRSYEISFSDEVYNDKSFLAALRANGVSGIQKHYEDLKGIQGRQIVYTARIDIEALIPVVNILI; this is encoded by the coding sequence ATGAAGAGTGAGATTTTAATACAAAAAATCGAAAATTTAAAAAAGAGAACTAGTGCAAGTCTAGTGGCAATTGAGGCCATAAAAAACTGGTTATTTAATTCAAGTCTTCTCCAAAGACTTAGAATAAATCCTCATTATATCGCCGCTAATTCCGCTTGCCATGTGGAAGAAATTACCTCTGAATTTTTATATGGCGTCAAGGCAGGGGTATTTGATTTGCACTGGGACGTTCACTGCCCTCATTGCAATATGATTACTGCTGAATTTAATGACTTAAAAAATGCCTCAGCACTCTCGTTTTGCCAGATGTGTGAACGTAGCTTTGAGGTTGATTTTTTGGAGCGCGTTGAAGTGACGTTCTCCCTCAATAAAGAAATTGAAGACCCAAAACTTTCTCCTATCTGCGCTCCCCCGCCTATATTAAAAGCTAAATTTCAACTGGTTACTCCGCTCAATGAAACTGACTCTGCTATCGTCATCTTGGAAAAAGGGAGATATCGCTACTGCTGTCCTCTCACCTTGGCCAAAGGAATTTTGGTGGTAGACGGCGAAGAGACGGAGGAACTCCAAGAAATTTGCATCAAGCAATTGGAAGGCAAGCACTTTGATAAGACCCAGCTAACTGTCCGTCCTGGTAAAACCAGAATTGAACTCACCAATATTGGTCACTCGCTATCCGGCCTGATTATGCATGTTGAAGGCTTACCAGATGAGCTGAGCTTAGATCAACTTCCTCCCCGTCTTAGCGGTCTTCAAATTATTCATTTCTCCGCTTACAAACGCATATTTGGTGAGCAATTTTTATCAGATCGCGAACGAATGAAAGTTCGTTCTGTTACTATTATGTTTACCGATATTACGGGTTCTACTCGGATGTATGAAACCCTAGGAGATGCCAAAGCTTATAATATCGTGCGCGACCATTTTGAAATTTTATTTCAGGCAATTGAACGGCATGGGGGAACTGTAGTCAAAACCATTGGCGATGCGGTAATGGGTTCTTTTTTAACCAATGAACAAGCCATAAAAGCAGCGACAGATGCTTGGTTAGAGTTTCGCAATTACAACTCTAATCGCCCGGAGTTTGAACAAATTCAGGTTAAATTTGGAATTCATTGCGGCTCTGCCGTGCTGGTTACTCTCAATAATCGTCTCGATTATTTTGGCTCAGTCGTCAATAAAGCAGCACGCATTCAAAACGTCTCAAGAAGCTACGAAATCTCGTTCTCTGATGAGGTTTATAATGATAAATCTTTCTTAGCCGCATTAAGGGCTAATGGAGTATCGGGAATTCAAAAACATTATGAAGATTTGAAGGGTATTCAAGGAAGACAGATCGTGTACACGGCAAGAATTGATATAGAGGCGCTAATTCCCGTCGTGAATATCCTAATCTGA
- a CDS encoding CsbD family protein, with amino-acid sequence MSTEDRAKATAKNIEGKAQEALGNVTGDPEDRAEGKAKQTQAEGSHAVEDVKDKIKKAID; translated from the coding sequence ATGAGTACAGAAGATAGAGCAAAAGCCACTGCCAAAAACATTGAAGGCAAAGCTCAAGAAGCTTTGGGTAATGTAACGGGCGATCCTGAAGATAGAGCAGAAGGGAAAGCCAAGCAAACTCAAGCTGAAGGTAGTCATGCCGTAGAAGATGTTAAGGACAAAATCAAGAAGGCGATTGACTAA
- a CDS encoding Uma2 family endonuclease, protein MNAITLTIPRLSAEGFLELCKANQDLQLELTATGEVIIMPPTFPWTGKQNFGIIAQLGAWIERTGLGFGFDSSTGFTLPNSAIRSPDASWVSNERWEALSETQQKEEFSPLSPDFVVELRSSSDSLKKLQQKMQEYIDNGVRLGWLIDSTTKQVEIYRLGQDVEVLQSPATLSGEGVLPGFVLDLGKVW, encoded by the coding sequence ATGAATGCCATCACCTTGACTATTCCTCGTTTGAGCGCAGAAGGTTTTCTTGAATTGTGCAAAGCGAATCAAGACTTGCAGCTAGAACTTACGGCGACAGGAGAAGTCATTATTATGCCCCCCACTTTCCCGTGGACAGGTAAGCAAAACTTTGGAATTATCGCCCAACTCGGTGCTTGGATTGAACGGACGGGTTTAGGTTTTGGCTTTGACTCCTCTACCGGATTTACTTTACCTAATAGTGCTATTAGGTCGCCTGATGCGAGTTGGGTGAGTAATGAGCGGTGGGAAGCGTTGAGTGAAACTCAGCAAAAGGAGGAGTTTTCTCCTCTATCTCCTGATTTTGTAGTGGAGTTGCGTTCTAGTAGTGATTCGTTGAAGAAGTTACAACAAAAGATGCAGGAGTACATCGATAATGGGGTTCGCTTAGGTTGGTTGATTGATTCCACGACGAAGCAAGTGGAAATTTATCGTCTGGGGCAGGATGTAGAGGTTTTGCAGTCTCCGGCAACGTTATCGGGAGAGGGTGTTTTGCCTGGGTTTGTGTTGGATTTGGGCAAGGTGTGGTGA
- a CDS encoding type IV pilin-like G/H family protein, giving the protein MTEFSDFETPPGQAESKKSFPTILWIIGGLGCGCFGLIILGIIAAIALPSLLTQAHKARQAEARNNVNSMVRGQQAFHIEKGTFSKSIEELGVGIRPETESYRYQIVPQAGNKSVMITAQAKQVMLKSYTGAVFTTKKGQDVATVSGVCETDTPSTTPPAMPKFTANQSSPFECPPGSQLLNR; this is encoded by the coding sequence ATGACAGAATTTTCAGACTTTGAAACCCCACCTGGGCAAGCCGAATCAAAAAAATCATTCCCCACCATACTTTGGATTATTGGAGGCTTAGGTTGTGGCTGTTTTGGTCTCATCATCCTGGGAATTATTGCTGCGATCGCTTTGCCCAGTCTTCTCACCCAAGCCCATAAAGCTAGACAAGCAGAAGCCAGAAATAACGTTAATTCAATGGTTAGAGGGCAGCAAGCTTTTCATATCGAGAAAGGAACTTTTAGCAAATCGATTGAAGAGTTAGGGGTTGGTATTCGACCAGAAACGGAGAGTTATCGCTATCAGATTGTGCCTCAGGCGGGTAACAAGAGTGTGATGATTACAGCTCAAGCGAAGCAGGTAATGTTGAAGAGCTACACGGGCGCTGTTTTTACGACTAAAAAAGGTCAGGATGTGGCTACTGTCTCAGGAGTTTGTGAAACTGATACTCCCTCTACAACTCCTCCAGCCATGCCAAAGTTCACTGCCAATCAATCCAGCCCGTTTGAATGTCCCCCTGGTTCTCAACTCCTTAATAGGTGA
- a CDS encoding dynamin family protein, which translates to MNINRTARIASIIEKRRPLAQKIEGVEANLKSLVSALRNLEDNRNQLLTRVDEPNVKGQLKEIDFSTIQLIEEESKKLKTLRKRLSRPTLNIGVVGRMGQGKSTLLKSLSGLTDNEIPAYEGGACTAVRSTIENKNEATKAEVTLHSEQSFLEEVIWLYYDKLGFTNKPTSLDDFANKPFPDQLPSGATNEETYKRLCEDYHYNLERYRELLTPGTVKTLQIRNEEIPDYVIQKRDKDHRLTTFKHLAVREVKIFCPFKNSDSGKIALVDVPGLGDTKLGDEELMLQTLGQEVDVVLFIRRPDPQRYQWQAVDTQLYDTAAKALNNLAGRSFMVLNHSVRTDNLKACEALQSSIDTIKVVRCEVADCSNPNDANRVFDLVLDYLANNIESLDKDYAKSCQESLSHIEAKVKTELDKARNSLGKEVQQNKDAQLFVPRFNQLWKNLRNGLQELLQELRKQRDDVDTNFKAEVDEAIQNCREDTGIPSIEKIEIQARSTGGYPNAYYQYLPEVRAHLSHKFLSLDEGLKLSLEQVKSQVAEVLINQGRLGGLTKARGSELIRGMAKLLPEQLIPGEPSKLKFGFQLLAEFELSYRGFIQHRIRQHLDGLTPNEPATLQLSTSPSAQQVFLNLKTAHAEAVYQCENALENLLSEPSQAAFAIVEEFLDRILRAEDVESEWRIFLDDVRSEVWPDEFKQLNERTRMRREWLDAVERAAQINKSNSMHSLN; encoded by the coding sequence ATGAATATAAATAGGACTGCGAGAATTGCCAGCATTATTGAGAAGCGTCGTCCCTTGGCACAGAAAATCGAAGGAGTTGAGGCAAATCTGAAATCTCTTGTTTCAGCACTGCGTAATCTTGAGGATAACCGCAATCAACTGCTGACACGGGTTGATGAGCCAAATGTTAAGGGACAGTTGAAGGAAATCGATTTTTCGACGATTCAGTTGATTGAGGAAGAGTCCAAGAAGCTTAAAACTCTGAGGAAACGCCTCTCACGTCCTACCCTCAATATTGGTGTGGTGGGACGAATGGGACAAGGAAAAAGTACTCTGCTAAAAAGCCTGAGTGGGCTGACTGATAATGAGATTCCCGCTTATGAAGGGGGAGCCTGCACAGCCGTCCGCAGCACGATTGAAAATAAAAATGAGGCGACTAAAGCTGAGGTCACACTCCATTCAGAGCAGTCATTTTTAGAAGAGGTAATTTGGCTCTACTACGACAAACTAGGCTTTACTAACAAGCCAACTAGCCTAGATGATTTTGCTAATAAGCCATTTCCTGATCAGCTGCCTAGTGGTGCTACTAATGAAGAAACGTATAAGCGCCTATGCGAAGATTATCACTACAACTTAGAAAGGTATCGAGAGTTGCTCACTCCTGGGACAGTAAAGACACTCCAGATTAGGAACGAGGAAATCCCAGACTATGTGATTCAAAAACGGGACAAAGACCATCGTCTCACTACTTTCAAACATTTAGCAGTACGAGAGGTCAAGATATTTTGTCCTTTCAAAAATTCTGATTCAGGAAAGATTGCGCTGGTTGATGTACCAGGCTTAGGCGACACCAAGCTAGGCGATGAAGAGTTAATGCTACAAACTCTAGGACAGGAGGTAGATGTTGTCCTTTTCATCCGCAGACCCGATCCGCAACGCTATCAATGGCAGGCAGTGGATACACAGCTTTATGATACGGCTGCCAAAGCCTTAAATAACTTGGCAGGCAGGTCTTTTATGGTTCTCAATCATAGCGTTAGAACTGATAACCTCAAAGCCTGTGAAGCATTACAGAGCAGTATTGACACTATTAAGGTTGTTCGGTGTGAGGTTGCTGATTGTTCTAATCCTAACGATGCCAACAGAGTTTTTGATTTAGTTCTTGATTATCTAGCTAACAATATTGAGTCTCTGGATAAAGACTATGCAAAATCCTGTCAGGAGAGTCTGAGTCACATTGAGGCAAAAGTTAAGACTGAGCTAGACAAGGCACGAAATAGCTTAGGTAAAGAAGTACAACAAAATAAGGATGCTCAACTTTTTGTCCCTCGATTCAATCAACTTTGGAAAAATCTCAGGAACGGTCTTCAGGAACTACTTCAGGAACTCAGAAAGCAGCGTGATGATGTAGATACTAACTTCAAGGCAGAGGTAGACGAGGCTATCCAAAATTGTCGAGAGGATACGGGCATTCCATCAATTGAGAAGATTGAAATTCAGGCTAGGAGTACAGGCGGCTATCCCAATGCTTACTATCAGTATCTTCCAGAGGTTCGCGCCCACCTATCACATAAATTTTTGTCTCTAGATGAAGGTTTAAAACTTTCACTAGAGCAGGTGAAATCTCAGGTAGCAGAGGTACTCATCAATCAAGGGCGCTTGGGGGGATTGACAAAGGCGCGAGGGTCTGAATTGATTAGGGGAATGGCAAAGCTATTACCTGAGCAACTAATACCAGGAGAACCAAGCAAACTGAAATTTGGATTTCAACTGCTTGCTGAATTTGAGCTTTCTTATCGGGGATTTATTCAGCATCGAATTCGGCAGCATTTGGATGGTCTTACTCCTAATGAGCCAGCAACTCTTCAGCTATCTACATCTCCCTCTGCTCAACAAGTTTTTCTCAATCTTAAGACAGCTCATGCAGAAGCCGTTTATCAGTGTGAGAATGCTCTAGAAAATTTGCTTTCTGAACCTAGTCAAGCCGCCTTTGCAATTGTCGAAGAATTTCTTGATCGCATACTACGTGCAGAAGATGTCGAGAGTGAGTGGCGCATCTTTCTCGATGATGTGCGCTCAGAGGTGTGGCCCGATGAATTCAAACAGCTAAATGAGCGAACTCGGATGCGACGAGAGTGGTTAGACGCAGTAGAGCGTGCAGCACAAATCAATAAATCAAACTCAATGCATTCTTTGAATTAA